In a genomic window of Streptomyces sp. NBC_01231:
- a CDS encoding ROK family protein, with product MHTDLVAALDIGGTKIAGALVDGHGRIQARAQRATPAREDGDTVMRAVEEVLAELTASPLWGRVIALGIGSAGPVDASLGTVSPVNVPGWRDYPLVQRVKAAAGGLPVELIGDGVAITAAEHWQGAARGHDNALCMVVSTGVGGGLVLNGRLHPGPTGNAGHIGHISVDLDGDPCPCGARGCVERIASGPNIARRALENGWRPGPDGDTSAAAVAAAARGGDPVAVASFERAAQALAAGIAATATLVEIDIAVVGGGVGKAGDVLFAPLRKALSDYATLSFVRHLSVEPAQMGTDAGLVGAAAAALARRVAPAAV from the coding sequence ATGCACACCGACCTCGTGGCCGCGCTCGACATAGGCGGCACCAAGATCGCCGGGGCGCTGGTGGACGGCCACGGCCGGATCCAGGCTCGCGCGCAGCGCGCCACGCCCGCCCGGGAAGACGGCGACACCGTGATGCGGGCCGTCGAGGAGGTGCTCGCCGAGCTGACCGCGTCGCCGCTGTGGGGGCGCGTCATCGCCCTCGGGATCGGCAGCGCGGGCCCGGTGGACGCCTCCCTGGGCACGGTCAGTCCGGTGAACGTGCCGGGCTGGCGCGACTATCCGCTGGTCCAGCGAGTGAAGGCGGCGGCCGGGGGGCTGCCCGTCGAGCTGATCGGGGACGGTGTGGCGATCACGGCCGCCGAGCACTGGCAGGGCGCCGCCCGTGGGCACGACAACGCGCTGTGCATGGTGGTGTCGACGGGGGTCGGTGGCGGCCTGGTCCTCAACGGCCGACTGCACCCCGGCCCGACCGGCAACGCGGGTCACATCGGCCACATCAGCGTGGACCTCGACGGTGACCCCTGCCCGTGCGGTGCGCGCGGCTGCGTGGAGCGCATCGCGAGCGGCCCCAACATCGCGCGCAGGGCGCTCGAGAACGGCTGGCGACCCGGCCCGGACGGGGACACCTCCGCCGCCGCGGTGGCCGCCGCCGCCCGGGGCGGCGACCCGGTGGCCGTGGCCTCCTTCGAGCGGGCCGCCCAGGCGCTGGCCGCCGGCATCGCGGCCACCGCGACCCTCGTCGAGATCGACATCGCCGTCGTCGGCGGCGGCGTGGGCAAGGCCGGCGACGTGCTGTTCGCCCCCCTGCGCAAGGCCCTGAGCGACTACGCGACCCTGTCCTTCGTGCGGCACCTGAGCGTGGAGCCCGCGCAGATGGGCACGGACGCGGGGCTGGTCGGCGCGGCGGCGGCGGCCCTGGCCCGGCGGGTCGCCCCGGCGGCTGTCTGA
- a CDS encoding LacI family transcriptional regulator codes for MPETHHRAERLAGNRYGNRPTMKDVAARAGVGLKTVSRVVNGEPGVTTETERRVQEAIDALGFRRNDSARVLRKGSTASIGLVLEDLADPFYGPLSRAVEEVARAHGALLINGSSAEDPERERELVLALCARRVDGLVVIPAGDDHRYLEPELKAGVATVFVDRPAGHIDADVVVSDNYGGARDGVAHLIAHGHRRIGFIGDMPRIHTAAERLRGYRAALEDAGITVEDSWMSLGVTDPERVRRAAEEMLTGPSPVTAVFAGNNRVTVTVIRVLAEHQRQVALVGFDDIELADLLRPGVTVVAQDAATLGRTAAERLFRQLDGTLLTPERIELPTRLITRGSGELPPTD; via the coding sequence GTGCCCGAGACCCACCACCGCGCCGAGCGCCTCGCCGGAAACCGCTACGGCAATCGCCCGACCATGAAGGACGTGGCCGCGCGTGCCGGCGTCGGGCTGAAGACGGTCTCGCGCGTGGTCAACGGTGAGCCCGGTGTCACGACGGAGACCGAGCGGCGTGTCCAGGAGGCGATCGACGCTCTCGGCTTCCGCCGCAACGACAGCGCGCGCGTGTTGCGCAAGGGCAGCACCGCCAGCATCGGCCTGGTCCTGGAGGACCTCGCGGACCCGTTCTACGGCCCGCTCAGCCGCGCGGTCGAGGAGGTGGCCCGAGCCCACGGCGCCCTGCTCATCAACGGTTCCAGCGCGGAGGACCCGGAGCGTGAGCGGGAGCTGGTGCTGGCACTGTGCGCACGGCGGGTGGACGGCCTGGTGGTGATCCCCGCCGGTGACGACCACCGCTATCTGGAGCCCGAGCTGAAGGCGGGCGTGGCGACGGTGTTCGTGGACCGTCCGGCCGGGCACATCGACGCCGACGTCGTCGTCTCGGACAACTACGGCGGCGCCCGGGACGGCGTGGCTCACCTGATCGCGCACGGGCACCGGCGGATCGGGTTCATCGGCGACATGCCACGCATCCACACCGCGGCCGAGCGCCTGCGCGGCTACCGGGCCGCCCTGGAGGACGCCGGGATAACGGTGGAGGACTCCTGGATGTCGCTGGGCGTGACCGATCCCGAGCGGGTGCGTCGGGCGGCCGAGGAGATGCTCACCGGCCCCTCCCCCGTCACCGCCGTCTTCGCCGGCAACAACCGGGTGACGGTCACCGTGATCCGCGTCCTGGCGGAACACCAGCGGCAGGTCGCCCTCGTCGGCTTCGACGACATCGAGCTGGCCGATCTGCTGCGGCCCGGGGTCACCGTCGTCGCCCAGGACGCGGCCACCCTCGGCCGTACGGCCGCCGAGCGGCTGTTCCGCCAACTGGACGGCACCCTGCTCACCCCGGAGCGGATCGAGCTGCCGACCCGGCTGATCACCCGCGGCTCGGGCGAGCTGCCACCGACGGACTGA